A window of the Bombina bombina isolate aBomBom1 chromosome 3, aBomBom1.pri, whole genome shotgun sequence genome harbors these coding sequences:
- the LOC128652323 gene encoding posterior protein-like: MGEQLVTCMEEKEMQRENVIASLKADLWESESQLLNKEQCILSLKAHEIQDKCNNYRSSLAHVCPLEVDGNESRTIELDGQTSIIPDSSLLILNQVPSILTPQIECRQSNPQSQTKVNNHSNSAPLTIQDRNNLCHILGHFDTSTPPVILSNKLEAVTTQYNLGNRDACALLRAWLPSQLAAQLRAPVGTHKGVSPDIDANWGNSGDRLKELQYVMCCRDARCTSAIANASLKEGDDPILFCTEYLALYKITYNCPNMSPDDADFLYSMANKCTLIDSCTRITLRNASSYTNFVNILKDWFKDSKHKNATHNNISMLTESQGKQRFLRRCFKCGKFGHIMRECVTSMRDIRDKNYIRRQNKISYLSKEGKYSAIFEGEKEQNISSLTKKEIIEEPTREETCKEPPSKKDSQQNCKEPSSKKEGTNVQFQMPYINWPFWALFNYT; encoded by the coding sequence ATGGGAGAACAATTAGTAACAtgtatggaagaaaaggaaatgcagagagagaatgttattgcatcactTAAGGCAGACTTATGGGAGTCTGAATCACAGCTGTTAAATAAAGAACAATGTATCTTGTCTCTAAAAGCACATGAGATACAAGACAAATGTAACAATTACAGGAGTAGTCTAGCACATGTTTGTCCTTTAGAAGTGGATGGTAATGAAAGTCGAACTATAGAACTAGATGGACAAACCTCTATTATTCCTGACAGTTCTTTGTTAATTTTAAACCAGGTCCCCTCTATTCTAACTCCTCaaatagaatgcagacaaagtaaccctCAATCACAAACTAAAGTAAATAATCATAGTAACTCTGCTCCCCTTACAATACAAGACcgtaataatttgtgccatattttaggtcactttgaCACCTCCACACCACCTGTAATCCTTTCTAATAAGTTAGAGGCTGTTACTACTCagtataatttaggcaacagagatgcctgtgctttgctcagggcctggttgccatcacaattagctgcacagctaagggcaccagtaggcacccataaaggagtgtctcctgatattgatgcaaactggggaaattcaggggacagattaaaggaattacagtatgttatgtgttgtcgtgatgccagatgtaccagtgccatagcaaatgcaagtttaaaggaaggagatgacccgattttgttttgtactgagtaccttgcactgtataagataacttataactgccctaacatgtccccagatgatgcagattttctgtattctatggcaaataaatgcacattaattgacAGTTGTACAAGAATCACTCTTAGAAATGCCAGCTCCTATACCAACTTTGTTAATATACTTAAAGACTGGTTTAAAGACTCAAAGCATAAGAATgctactcataataatatatctatgctaactgagagtcagggaaagcagagatttttgagacgctgttttaaatgtggaaagtttgggcacatcatgagggaatgtgtgacatcaatgagagatatcagggataaaaattacattaggaggcagaacaaaatatcatatttaagtaaggaaggaaagtacagtgctatatttgaaggtgaaaaggaacagaatatatcttctttaacaaagaaagaaataatagaagaacctactagggaggaaacttgcaaagagcccccatctaaaaaagactctcagcaaaattgcaaagagccctcatccaaaaaagaagggacaaatgttcaatttcagatgccttacataaactggccattttgggcactgtttaattataca